The bacterium nucleotide sequence TCCGCTTTCTTTCGTCGAAGACCCCACGCGCATCATGCGGGCCGTGCGTTTCGAGACGCGCTTCGATTTTCGCATGGACGCGGACACCGAACGCTTCGCGCGCGAGGCGGTGCGCGCGGGTTATCTGATGGGCCTTTCGCCGCGCCGGCTGCGCGACGAGCTGGAGCTGATTCTGCGCGACGAGCGCCCGGTGCGCGCCCTCGTGCGCATGAAAGAGATTTCCGCGCTATCCGCTTATCATCCGCGCCTTCTCGCGACGGCGCGCGCGAAGAGCTATCTCTTCCGCGTCCGCCTTGAACTTGAGAACCCCGAGGCGATTCTTCCCGGCGTGATACCTGACGCGGTCAAGACCTGGCTCATCGCCCTTGCGGCCACGCTCGGCCCGGGCGACGACGAGGCGTTCCTGGCCAGGGTCGAGATGCAGGGCCGTCCCGCGCAGCGCCTCGCCGAACGGGCGCGCGCCGTCGAGGATCTTTCCCGGTCGCTTGCGCACCGCGCACGAAAGACGCGCAGCGAATTGGCGCGGGAGCTCGGCGGATGGGAGCCGGAGGCGCTGTTCGCCCTTGTCGCGCGGCACGATTCGCCGCGTGTCGTCGAGCGCGTTCGCGAATACTGGACGACGATTCGAAGCGCCGCGCCGCCGGTGCGCGGCGAGGATCTGATGGCGCTCGGCGTGGCGCGCGGCCGCGCCCTCGGCGACGCCCTCGCGGCGCTGCGCGAGGTGTACCTGGACGGAGAGGCGACGACGCGGGAGGAGCTGATCGCCCTCGCGCGCGAGCGATTCGCGCCGAAGGCTACGCCGGCCAAGGCAAAAAAGACGCACGCCAAATGAAAAGAGCCCGCTCGCGCGGACTCCTTCGTGGCCAAAATCGTTCGGGGTTCAGGCGAGCAGCTTTTGCAGCTTCATCGCCTGGGCCATGTTGCCGGCGATCTTCAGCTTGCCGGTCATGAACGCCATCTGCCCGGAGAGCTTGCCCGTCTTGATGTCGACGAAGTCCTTGCTCGCCACGGTGATGGTGCAGGTCGCGTCGTCGCGCGTCCCGGCCGCGACGTTCGGAGTCTCCCCCTTCAAGTCGGCAAACCACTCGCCGCCGTCGTCGCCGACGACCTTGAACTGATAGATCGCGTCCACGCCCTTCACCGACTCCGGATTCGCGGTGAGCTTGGCGGACATGTCCTCGAAGATCTGGGCAGGCGTGACATCACTCATCGTGGGACCCCCTGGTTGCGTTGCGGTTGTGTAGCAAAGAGATCGCGACGCGGTCAAGCGCCTTGCGTCCGCGGCCGGCATTGCGCCCCCGCGCGCGTTGATGCTAAGTTCGAAGCATCCGTTCACGATTCCGTCTCCGATCCGTCACCGGGAGGCAACCCATGGCACCCCTTCGTCGCGGCCGTCCTCGCGCCCGAAAGAACGTTTCGGCCATGCTCCGCCGCAAACCCGCCCGGCGCCTGCGCCAAGGCACGCCCCGCGCCACACACCCGAACCCGAACAACAAGGCGCGCGCCGAATCTTCGGAATCATAAGCGGCCTCGCGCGCTAGTCTTCCACCTGCGCCGCGAGTAGGCGGCTCGCGAAAGCGCTCACCAGCGACAGGACGATCGCCGCGAAGAACGTCGGCACGAACGGGCCGACGTCAAAGCCGTCCATCATCCACGCCACCAGTCCGAGGCACGCCGCGTTGATGACAAGCGCGAACAGGCCGAACGTGACGATTGTCAGCGGCAGCGCGAGCACCTGCAGGATCGGCCGGATGAACGCATTGACGAGGCCGAGCAGGATCGCGGCCAGAACAAACGATCCCGCACTCGTGAAGACGATGCTGGCAAAGAGCCAATCGATGACGACGAGCCCCGCGATGTTGGCAACGACGCGCGCCAAAAAAAGAGCCATACGCTTCTCCTTCCCGGGTGTCGAACGAAAAATCGGAACGAGCCGCGTTTAATCTAACCACGGAATTCCGCTCGCTCAACAAAAATCGACAGCGGGCCGTCACCCGCTGACATTGCCCCACCCGCCGGACGCATGGTAGTTATCGCGCCATGAATGACGAAAACACCACCCCGGCCCCCGAATCCGCCTCGCGCTCGCGCTACGCCGATATCGCCCTTGCGGGCCTCGTTCTTTACGCGGCCATCCTTTTGT carries:
- a CDS encoding SCP2 sterol-binding domain-containing protein; this encodes MSDVTPAQIFEDMSAKLTANPESVKGVDAIYQFKVVGDDGGEWFADLKGETPNVAAGTRDDATCTITVASKDFVDIKTGKLSGQMAFMTGKLKIAGNMAQAMKLQKLLA
- a CDS encoding phage holin family protein: MALFLARVVANIAGLVVIDWLFASIVFTSAGSFVLAAILLGLVNAFIRPILQVLALPLTIVTFGLFALVINAACLGLVAWMMDGFDVGPFVPTFFAAIVLSLVSAFASRLLAAQVED